DNA sequence from the Candidatus Nanopelagicales bacterium genome:
CGCTGTCGACGCCGATCTCGCCGTCCATGCGCTCCACCAGCCGCCGCGCGATCGACAGGCCGAGCCCCGAGCCGCCGTACCGGCGCGTCGTGGAGGCATCCGCCTGGACGAACGGCTGGAACAGCTTCTCGGCGTCCTGCCGCGTCATCCCGATGCCGGTGTCGCGCACCTCGAACCGCAACCGGACCGCGCTGGCGTTGGCGTCCAGGCCGTCCGCGGGGAGCGCGTCGTCGACCTCGAGCCGGATGTCGACCGTGCCGCTGTCGGTGAACTTGACCGCGTTGGACAGCAGGTTGAGCAGCACCTGCTGCAGCCGGACCGGGTCGCCGATGACGACCGGCGGCACGGCGTCGGCGGCCGACCAGCCGAGGTCGAGACCCTTGGCCTCGGCCCGGCCACTGACCATGCCCAGGGACCGACCCACGAGGTTGCGGGGGTCGACCTCCAGCGCCTCCAGCTCCAGGTGCCCCGCCTCGATCTTGGACAGGTCCAGGATGTCGTTGACCAGCGCGAGCAGCACCTCCGCGCCGTCCCGCTGCCGCTGGGCGAGTTGGTGCTGCTCACCGTCGAGCTCGGTGTCCAGCAGCAGGTCGGTCGCGCCCAGGATCGTGGTCAGCGGAGTGCGTAGCTCGTGCGTGATGGTCGCCAGGAAGTCGCTCTTCGCGTGGGATGCGGCCACGGCGGCGTCCCGGGCCTCGCGGGCCTCGCGCTGGGCCCGGGTGAGCCGGGTGACGTCGAACGCGGTCATGACGACGCGTTCCTCGTCCACCCGGGAGATGACCACCTCCTCGACCCGGGTCTCGCCGTCGGCCCCGTGCGCCGGTCGGGTGACCGTCATCCGGTGCGGAGCCGCGTCGTCAGCCGCCGCGACGATCTCGTCGTACAGGCCGGAGTCCTCCGCGCCCGGGTCCGCCACCAGCAGGTTGAGCCCGACGACGTCGCGGACCTCCAGCCCCGGCGGGCAGGCCGGCTCGTTGAGGAAGTCGTACGTCAGCCCCACGACCGCGCCACCGGTGCTGCGATGCACGCGCAGCACCGCGAACGGGTTGGGCGAGCTGTCCAGGGCCACGTACAGCAGTCGACGCGCGCGGGACGCGAGCATGGCGGCCTGGTGGACCTGCTCCTCCAGCCTGCGGGTCTCCCCGAGGTCGCGCAGCACGACCAGCACCGAGGCGTCGTCCACCGGCATCGTCGACCAGTCCAGCTCGGCCCACCCGCTGGCGACCTGCACCGCGCGCCGGCCGTGTGCCCGGCCACCGTCCGTCAGCGCGGAGGCCGCCAGTTCGGCCAGGGCCGCCCCGGCGGGGTCGTCCGGGTCGACCACGACCCCCGGGGCCAGCGCGGGCACCAGCACTCGGGCCGCCTCGTTGGCGGTCTCCACCACCCAGCCGGTGCTGTCGGGCAGGTCCGGGCGCAGCGCGTGCAGCATGACCAGCCCGTCCGGCAGCGCGTCCAGCGTGGCGTCCAGCCGGGCCCGGGCGGTGGCCTCGGAGCGGCGTAGCCGCTCCCGCTCGGTGCGGTCCACGAAGAACGCGACCATCCGGTCGGGGGGCACCGGTGCCTGGTGGAACTCCACGACGCGACGCCCCCCGGTGCCGTCGGGCAGCGTCATCGAGCCGGTCACCGAGTCCCGCCACCGGCCCGCGTCGACGTGGTAGCCCCACAGCGCGTCGGCCACCTCCGGCTGCAGGGTCCGGATGCTCGACCCCAGCCTCCAGCCCGGCGGGAGGACGGCGGTGAACAGGTCCAGCGCCGCCCGATTGGCGTGCTCGACGACCATGTCGACGACCTCGCCGTCGGCGTCGATCACCACGCGGTCGACCACCGCGGCCATCGGATGGGCGTCGACCAGCGCGGCGATCGGGTCGTCGCCGGGAGCAGCCACGCCTGGCAGCCTAGGGCGGTCGGGGCGCAGTTGCCCGGCCTGTGCGCGGTCCGCCGGGGGTGCTCGAGCCTCGCCGCCCGTTCGTGCTAGGAGGCGCCGAACGCCGAGCCGGGGCCGCTCACGTCCAGGCCGCCGTCGGCCACGACCGTGGTACCCGTGATGTAGTCCCCGGCCGGGGAGAGCAGGAACGCGATCACGGCGGCGACCTCGTCGGCGGCCTGCAGCCGGGCCAGCGGCACGATCTGCGCGATCTGGTCGGGGTCCAGGCCGTAGCGCTCCCACGCCGGGGTGTGCACGATGCCCGGTGCCACGGCGGCCAGCCGGATCCCGTGCCGGCCCCACTCCACGGCGAGGGTCCGGGTCAGGCTCTCCACGGCCGCCCGCGCGGCCGAGGAGTGCGCCATCCCCGGCATGCCGCGGCGCGGCGTCATGGTGACGCTGACGACCTTGCCGTACCCGGCGGGGATCATCGAGCGGGCCGCCACCTGGGTGGTGACGTACCAGGTCGCGTCCAGGTTCAGCCGGGTGACGGCGCGGAACCCCTTGGGGGTGATCTGCTCGGCGGGCGAGACGAACTGGCCGCCGGCGTTGTTGACCAGCAGGTCGACCCGGCCGAACGCATCGAGCACCCGGTCCAGCATCGCGTCGACCTGGTCGGTCTCCCGCACGTCGCACGACACCGGGAGCAGCTCGGGGCGGTGCGGCAGCTCGCGGGCGACCTCGGCCGTCTCGGCCAATGCCTCCAGCCGCCGGCCCACCACCGCGACCCGGGCCCCGAGTCGGGCCAGCAGCACCGCGGTGGCCCGGCCGATGCCGGACCCGCCCCCGGTGACCAGGGCGGTCCGGCCCTGCAGGCAGCCGTCGCGGAGGGTCGCCAGCGCCGCGGCGTTGGTGGGGGCGGTCATGGCCCCACCCTAGGAGCGGGGGCCGGGGGCCCGTGGTCGGGTCCGCCGTGGTGGGGCGGGTGCCCGAGGACGCGCCGGCCGGCGGCGATCGCGGTGGGCACGTCGGCGTCCATCGCCACCGCGCCGACCAGGGCCTGCACCGAGTCGGCCACGTCCCGGTCGATGTCGGCACGCCGCCGACGCCGGGACCCCCGACCCTGGGAGCCCTGCCGGAGCGGGCGCAGCCCCAGCCGCGCCCCGGCCGCGGCGAGCCGGTGGTTGTTGTCCAGCGCGCGCCGGCGTTCCGACAGCACGCCCTCGTCGGCCGTCGGCAGTTCCTCGTACAGCGCGGTCGCCGACGAGGCCTCCAGCACCGCGTCCCCGAGCAGGGCCAGGCGGCGGCGCTGCGCTCCCGGCTCGACCGCCCAGGCCGCCCAGCCGGGGGTCGCGAAGCCGTGCCCGAGGGCGCCCTCGAGCCGGGCCAGGTCGGCGGGCCCGCGGCCGGGGGGCCGGGTGACCCGCACCTGCTGCTCCGACAGCACCGGATCGGTGACCAGGTGGCGGGCGACCGCGGCCGCGGCGACCGGCCCGGCGTCCACCCAGGCGGCGCCGATGCAGGCCTCGACCCGGTCGGCCAGCCGCTGCGAGGAGGCCCGGAACCCGCCGACCGGAGGCAGTCCGGACACCCGGGCGACGCGGGTCAGCGCCCGGTCGCTCACCAGCTGCTGGCGACGGTCGGAGACCGCGCCGAGGTCGGGGTTGTCCCAGCGCTGGCGCTCCAGCAGTGCCCGCACGGTGACCGCGTCGAGCAGCGAGTCGCCGACCCACTCCAGCCGCTGGAACAGCGGTCCGCGCGGGTCGACCAGCGCGTGCACCAGCTCGGGGTCGCGCAGCCGCAGGCCGAGGGCGTCGTCGAGGCGCTCCACCCGCTCGGCCTCGGCCGGGTCGAGGTCGGCCCGCCAGTCCGGCCGCTCGGGCGGGTGCCCGGTGGGCGGCTGAGCGGTCACGGCGTCATGCTGCCGCGCCCGGGGGGCGTGCGGGTGCCCGGGGTCAGGGCTGCAGCGCCGGCACCCGGCCGAAGAACACGTGACTGGACCAGATCGGCACCCTGCTCACGACGTCGCCGGTGCGCGGGGAGTGCCACACCCGGCCGCCGCCGGCGTAGATGGCCGCGTGGTAGACCCGACCGCCGGAGTGGAAGAAGACCATGTCGCCCCGCTTGGCCTGGGAGCGTGGGATCGGGGTCGTGGAGGCCCACTGGTCGCGGGACACCCGGGGCAGCGAGATGCCGACCTGGCGGAACACGTACGAGGTGAACCCGGAGCAGTCGAAGCCGGTGTTCGGCGACGTGCCGCCGGCGCGGTAGGGGATCCCGGCCAGCCGGGCCGCCTCGACCATGATCTGGATCCGGGTGGCGCGGATGGCGGCCGCGCGGGCCTGGGCGCGGGATGCCGCCTGCTCGGCCCGGCCGTACGCGGCCGACGCGTCGGCGGACCCGCCGGACCCGCCGCTTCCGTCGGCGCGGGGGACGGCGACGGCCGCCGGGGTGGTCGCGGCGGCCGGGGTGGCCGCGGTGGCGGGGGATGCGGGCAGGACCAGGCCGGCGGTCAGCAGTCCGGCAGCCAGGGCGGCCGCGACTGCGGCCGGGCGGCGCGAGGGACGCACGGGGCTTCCTCTCCGACGCCTGCGAGGTGAGCTGTCGGGTTCGGACCGGGAGGTGGCCCGGCCGTCCGGCGTGCGCCGTCCGGCTTCACCCCGAGGACTCCGCGGAGGAGCCCGGTGGTGGGTCCCCCGCTCCCGCCGCGCGTGGTTGTGCGGGTGGCCCGCGGGCGGCGGCGGGACTCGGCGTTCCGCCCGGGGTGGCCCCCTCCCTCGGAGGCCGAGGGCGAGGCTAGCGAAGTGTCACGCGTAAGTCACGACCGGGTCACGGTCGTGACTCCGGGGTGCTGCCACGACCGGGTCACGGTCGTGACTCCGGGGTGCTGACAGCGAGGCGGGTGCTCAGGCCAGCGCGAGGAACAGCTTCTCCAGCTGCTCGGGCGTCATCGGGGGCGCCTCGCCCCGCTCCTGGGCGGCCGCGCACTGCTGCAGGCCGTTCGAGACGATCTTGAAGCCGGCCCGGTCGAAGGCCCGCGACACCGCGGCCATCTGGGTGACGACCTCGCCGCAGTCGCGGCCCTCCTCGATCATCGCGATGATCCCGGCCACCTGGCCCTGGACCCGGCGCAGCCGCGTGACCACGTCGCGGCGGCAGGCTTCCTCGATCTGCATGGGGACTCCTCCACGCGACGGGGGCGCCGGATCGGTGCCCTACCCCCCAGGGTACGCGCCGACCGCGGCCGGCGGGGCCGGACGCGTCCGCGCCGCCCACGCGTCGTTCCGCCGGGGGGCGGGAACCGGCCAGGTCAGCTCGGCACGTCGACGAACACGTACGCCGCCACGTCGTGGCCGAGCTCGACGTACTCCCCCGCACTGCCGACGAGGACGCCGCCGGGGGCGCGCAGCACCTTGACCGAGCCACCGGGGACCGCGCCGGCGCGGCGCAGCAGCGCCATCGTCTGCGGGTCGTTCTGCACCGGCTCCCCGATCCGCCGCACCACCACGCGCGCCACCTCGTCGCGCGCCGCCTGATCCAGCGGGGCCAGGCCCGCGTCCGCGGCCGCCGTCGCCGGCGACCCGTCCGGGACCTCGCCGAGCTCGTCCAGTCCCGGGATCGGGTTGCCGTACGGCGAGGTGGTCGGGTGATCGAGCAGCTCCAGCAGCCGGCGCTCGACCGAGTCGGAGATGACGTGCTCCCATCGGCAGGCCTCGGAGTGCACGTCCGCCCAGTCCAGCCCGATGACGTCCACGAGCAGGCACTCGGCCAGCCGGTGCTTGCGCATGACCCGGGTCGCCAGCTCCCGGCCGGCCGGGGTCAGCTCGAGGTGTCGGTCGCCCTCCACCGTGAGCAAGCCGTCGCGCTGCATCCGGGCCACCGTCTGGCTGACGGTCGGGCCCGACTGGCCCAGCCGCTCCGCGATCCGGGCCCGCAGCGGGGTGATGCCCTCCTCCTCGAGCTCGAAGACGGTGCGCAGGTACATCTCCGTCGTGTCGATGAGATCGCTCACTGCACATCCTCGTTCGGGGCCGGGTCCGGGCCGCCGGTCCGCCGGCCGCGCCGCCCCCATTCTGTCGTCCCTCCGGCGTGTCGTCCCTCCGTCTGCCGTCCCCTCCGGTCTGTCCCCGGTGCGGGCGAGCCCCGGGATGCCGGGGTGGCCGGGCTGGCCTAGCGTTCCCGCGTGCCGACCCTGCTGTGGTTCCGCCGTGACCTGCGGGTCCACGACCACCCGGCCCTGCTCGAGGCCGCCCGCGAGGCGGCGGCCGACGGGGACGGCCGGGTGCTGCCCCTGTTCGTGCTGGACCCCGCCGTGTGGGATCCGGCCGGCCCGGTCCGTCGCGCCTACCTGCTGCGCTCGCTGGCCGCGCTGCGCGCGGACCTCGGCGGCACCCTGCTGGTCCGCGCCGGCGACCCGAGCGCGGTGGTGCCCGCCGTGGCGGCCGACTCCGGCGCCGGCTCGGTGCATATCAGCGCCGACTTCGGGCCGTACGGGTCCGCCCGCGACCTACGGGTCGAGGCCGGCCTGGCCGGGGACGGCCGCCGACTGGTCCGGACCGGGTCGCCGTACGCGGTCGCGCCCGGCCGGGTCACCAAGGACGACGGGACGGCGTTCCGGGTCTACACGCCGTTCTTCAAGGCCTGGCTGCGGCACGGCTGGCGGGCGCCGGCACCGGACCCCGACCCGGCGCCCACCTGGTGGTCCCCCCGCGACGGCGACCCGCTGCCCGACGAGCCCGACCTCGGCGACCTGGTGCTGCCGCCCGCCGGGGAGGCGGCCGCGTACGCACGCTGGGACGCGTTCCGCGCCACCGGGCTGGCGGCGTACGCCGACGATCGCAACCGGCCCGACCTGCCGAGCACGAGCGCCCTCGGCCACCACCTGAAGTGGGGCGAGATCCACCCGCGAACGCTGCTGGCCGAGCTCGGGGACACCCCCGGCGAGGAGGTCTTCCGCAAGGAGCTGGCCTGGCGGGAGTTCTACGCCGACGTCCTCGCCCAGCGCCCGGAGTCCGCGCGCCACAGCCTGGACGAGCGGTTCGTCGCCATGACCTGGGACGCCGGAACGGCCGCGGACGAGGCGTTAGAGGCCTGGGCCGCGGGCCGCACCGGGTACCCGTTCGTCGACGCCGGGATGCGCCAGCTGCGAGCCGAGGGCTGGATGCACAACCGGCTGCGGATGGTGGTGGCGTCCTTCCTGGTGAAGGACCTGCACCTGCCCTGGCAGCGCGGCGCGCGGCACTTCCTGCACTGGCTGCGCGACGGCGACCTGGCGAGCAACAGCCACGGCTGGCAGTGGACCGCGGGCAGCGGCACCGACGCCGCGCCGTACCACCGGATCTTCAACCCGGTCACCCAGGGGCTGCGGTTCGACCCCGACGGCGACTACGTGCGGCGGTACGTCCCCGAGCTGCGCCACCTCCCCGGCGCGGCGGCGCACGAACCGTGGGACGCCGCCGACGGGTACGCCCACGGCTACCCGCCGCGGCTCGTCGACCACGCGGTCGAGCGCACCGTCGCCCTGGCCCGCCTGGACGCGGTGAAGGGGGACCCCGCGCGCCGGACCGGATGATGATCACCACGGGTGGCAGACTCCCGGCATGCACTCGATCGCCGTCCTCTCCCTCAAGGGCGGCGTCGGCAAGAGCACGGTGACCCTGGGTCTGGCTGGCGCGGCCGCGGCTCGGGGTCTGCGCACCCTGGTGGTGGACCTGGACCCGCAGGCCAACGCCACCGCCGCCCTGGACACCGGCGAGCACGAGTTCACCTCCGGCGACGTCCTGGCCGACGCGCGCGCCGGCATCGCCGCCGACGCGATCACCCCCACCGGCTGGGGGCCGCAGGTCGACGTCATCGCTGCCGACCGGGCGCTGGAGCACCGCAACGTCCCCGAGGGCCGGGACTCCTCGCTGCGGCTGCGGGTGGCGCTGTCCGGGCTGGAGACCAGGTACGACCTGGTGCTCGTCGACAGCCCGCCGTCCCTGGGGGAACTGACCCGCAACGCGCTCGCCGCCGTCGACCGCGCGCTGGTCGTCACCGAGCCCGGCTACTTCGCCCTTCAGGGCGCCGCCCAGGCGCTGGACGCGGTGTCGGTGGTCCGCTCCGCGGCCAACCTGGGGCTGCGCCCGGTCGGCATCGTGGTCAACCGGGTCCGTTCCCAGCACGCAGAGCACGCGTTCCGGCTGACCGAGTTGCGCGAGGTGTACGGCTCCCTGGTGCTGGACCCGGTGGTGCCGGACCGGTCGTGCATCCAGCAGGCCCAGGGTGCCGGGGTCGCGGTGCAGACCTGGCGCACACCGGCCGCGCGCGAGGTCTCCGACGTGTTCGACCGCCTCCTGACGCACGTGCTCGCCGCGCGCTGAGCCCGGCGTCGCCTGCTGCATCCCGGACCCCTTCCTTCAGGCCGCGGGCGTCAGTGCCCGCCCGACGCCGTCCGGCGGGTGGAACTCGAGCCGGTGGTCGGGGTGCCCGGTGATGCGCCATCGTCGTTCGTGGACCTCGTGGTGGTGCCACCAGCACAGTCCGACGAGGTTGGCCAGGTCGGTGGGGCCGCCGTGGGCCCAGTGCACGATGTGGTGGATCTCGTCGATCGGGCAGTCACAGCCTGGCCATCGACAACCGGTGTCGCGGTGGGTGACCGCGGCGCGTTGGGCGGGGCTGATGACGCGGGTGGTGCGGCCCACGTCGAGCACGGCGCCGCCCGGGTCGACCACGAGGCGGCGGATCGCGGCGTCGCAGGCGATGCGGCGCGCTCCGGCCGGCCCCAGCGGGACGGTGACGGCGCCGTTGGCCCCGGCGAGCGCGGCGGTGGGCCTGTCGTCGAGGGCCAGCTGCAGCGCGTCGGCCGCATCCGCCGCGTCGGCCGGGTCGGCGTGCTCGGCGAGGCGGGCGAGCTCGGCGGGGGTGACCGTGATCTGGACGACGGGCCTCGAGCCGCGCACGTCCGGGAGTCGGGACGGGCCGAGGGAGGCCTCGGCGGCGGCGAGCAGGCGAGCCAGGGCGTCGAGGTTGCGGATGCGCCGCGGCCGCCGGTCGCAGACCTGCCCGTCGGCGCCGGTGGACGCGGCGCCGTCTGACGCGGCGCCGGTGGACGCGGAGGCGGTGGACGCGGAGGCGCTGCCGGTGGATCCGGGGCCGCGGTCGGTCTGGTGGTCCGCAGGCGTGGCGCCGTCGGCGCGGCGGACGGCGAGGCCGGCGGATTGCAGGCAGGCCAGGAACGTCGCGCCGATGTCCGGGGGCAGGGTGGCCGCGACCTGGACCCAGCCGTCCATCAGGGTGGCCACGTCCAGCCCGGCGCGCTCGTGCAGCCGGTGGGCGTCGGCGTCGTCCACCGCGGCGGCGTCGACGCGGATCAGCAGCGCGGACAGGAACCGGCGCAGCTCCTGCGGGGTGTGGCACGCCGCGTAGTCGGCGATCGCGGGTTCGGCGGCGTCCAGCGCCGAGGACAGGGCGGGCACCCAGGCGTGGGCGTCGGCCACCGCGCGCAGGTGCTCGGTGCTGACCGTGCCGTCGGCCAGGCGCGCGGCGAGGTGGCGGTGCCGGGCGCACAGGTCCGCCACCCGGGCTCGCGCGGCGACCTCGCCGTGCCCGGCGCGGGTGTGCGTCCGCAGCCAGGCCTTCGCGTTGCGGGACCCGTCGCCGGCCCAGATCCCCGAGGCGGTGAACCGCCGCACCACCGCGGCGTCGACCGCGGCCAGCTTGGCCCGCACCCGCGCCAGCGCCTCCGCCGCGTCGGCCAGGTCCAGGTCGCCGGCGTCGGCCACCGCCGCGGAACCCAGCAGCCGGTCCAGGTCAGCCTCCACCCCGGCCACGGCCGCGACCAGCGGCAGCGCAGGCGGGACCACGGACGGCACGACGGACACCGGACGACCTCCACGACACGCAGGGCCCACCACGGACCCACGACGGTCCAGCAGATGGGGCGGGACGACGCAGCACCAGCGGCTGCAGCAGACGCGGAGAGAAGCTCGACACCAAGCGTGGGCGGGGGCCGGACGGCCCGGGTGTCCGACGTGCCGGTCGAGTAGAACGAATACTCGAACACCAGTACGAATAGTACGCCGGTCCGCGACCCCCGTCAACCCCTACCGCGAGGAATCCTGGGGCCGATTCCGGCGCCGCGCGAGCACCCGGTCGCCGATCCGCCACCGCATGCCGGAGGTCACGCCACCCGCGCGCCCGCTACTCCCCACGACGCCTCAGCCCAACTCGAACGACGTCAGCCCGAAGACCCGGCTCAGGTCCAGGCCGGGATCGGCGCCGCGGTACATCCGCACGCACGCGAACGCGGGCGTCATTCCCCGCTCCTGCACCATCGCCACGCCGAGCTCGTTCGGGTCCGGGACGTCGATGCTCACCTCGCCCCACGGCGCCCCGAGGACCAGCAGCGCGTCGAGCAGGTCCGCCGCCACGTCCGGGTCGTCCGCGAACAGCGGCGCGATCTTGGCCCCCGTGACGCACCGGCGGACCACGCCGTAGCCGAGCACCCGCCCGGACGCGCCCACGGCGACGCGCGCGGACGTCTCGGGCATCTCCAGCCAGGCCCGCAGGAACGCCTCGCGGGGCCCAGGGAACGCACGCACCCGCCGCTCGTACTCACCCACCGCCGCCACACCCACGTCATCGGCGTCCACCAGCGAGGCGCCGGAACGCGCGCCCACGGCACCCACCAGCGAGGCACCTACCAGGGACGCAACGACGGCCACCGACCAGCGGCGGCTGAGGTGCGCGCGGACGAACCCCAGCGACGCGTACAGGCCCTCCCGCTCGACCACGCCGTCCAGTCCCACGCTGGGCAGGTCGTCCACGTGCCGCAGGCCGATCTCGGACAGCCGGGTCCCGTAGCCGCGGCCCCGTTCGGTCGGCTCGGTGACATACAGCCCGCAGAAGCCGAACGCCTCCCCGTAGCGCACGGCAGACATGGTGGCGACCAGTTCGTCACCCCTCCGCAGGCCGAAGAAGCCGTCGGGGTCCTGGGCGAAGAACGGACCGGCGTCGTACCGGCCCGGCCGCCAGCCCTCCGCCGCGGCCCAGCGCAGCGCCAGCTCCACCACGGCCGGATCGCCGACCACGAGCGTCGGGTCCGCCTCGTCCCGGTCGCCGGCCGAGCCGGCGCTGTCCTCGGTCACGGGGAGCAGCCTCCCACCGCGCGGCAGCGGTCCGTGGGTCGCCGCGCGCCGTAGGGTCGGGTCCACCGGTGGTACGGGCACGAGCAGGAGGAGGCGCGACCCGTGGCGGAACGACGGCGCACCACACCCGGATCCGGCTCGAGCCCGCGACCGGCGCTGCGCAAGGCGCCGGACGCCTCGGTCCACCCCGCCGCCCCCGACTCGCCCACCACTCCGGGAGCGCAGGCGCAGGCGAGCGCCCCCGCCGCGAGCCGTGCCGCTCGACCCGGCGGCCTCCGGCACGCGGGGACGTCCGGCTCCCCGTCCGCGTCCCCGTCCGCGTCCCCGGCCGCCCGCGGTGGCGCGGACCCGGGGCAGCGCCGCATGGTCCGGGTCGGCTCGGCCACCTCCGACGTGCTGCGCGGCAAGGCCGGCGACAAGCTGGTCGAGATCACCGTCCGGCTGCCGAAGTCCCTGCGCAAGCAGCTGAAGGCCGAGGCGAAGGCCCGCGGGACCACCGTCGACGACCTGGTCGCGCACTGCCTCGCGCAGAAGCTGCTGCGCTGACCCGCTCCCGGCCGTGACCGAAAGCCCCATCCCCCCTACCACCGCGCCGGTCCCGCCGGGCGCGTCCCTGGACGGGCTGCGCCGCGCCGCCGCCGACTGCACGGCGTGCGAGCTGGCCGCCCAACCGGGCGTACGGACCGTGTTCTCCCGCGGGCCCGCGACCGCCCGCATCGCCCTGGTCGGCGAGCAGCCCGGCGACGTGGAGGACCGCGAGGGGCTGCCGTTCGTGGGGCCCGCCGGCAAGGTGCTCGACCGCGCGCTCGGCGACGCCGGGCTCGACCCGGCCGCGGTGTACGTCACCAACGCCGTCAAGCACTTCCGCTTCCGTCCCCCGGACCGCCCCGGCGGCCGGCGGATCCACGTCACCCCGGACCTCGAGCACCTCGAGGCCTGCCGACCCTGGCTGCGGGCGGAGCTGGCCATCGTCGACCCGGAGATCGTCGTGCTGCTCGGCGCCACGGCCTGCCGCTCGCTGCTGGGACCGCAGGTGCGGGTGATGCGCGACCGCGGCGTGTTGCGCCCGCGGCCGACCTGGCCCGACGAGCCGGCCCGGGTGGGGCTGGCCTGGTGGCTGGTGACCGTGCACCCGTCGTCGGTGCTGCGGGCCGACGACCAGGAGGCCGCGTACGCCGCGCTCGTCGCCGACCTCACGGTCGCGGCGCACGCCCTGGCCCTCTGAGCCGCCGCCCTACCCGACCCGCTTGACGAAGATGTCCTCCCCGTACTCGTTCCCGTCGCCGGGAGCGAGGTTGCGTGCGTTGGAGGTGAACAGGACGCGGGTCGCGTCCGGTGACCAGATCCCCGGCGCGGACTCGTAGGTGCTCGAGTTGGACTCGCCCTGGACGCCGGAGGCATTGGACGACACGAGTTGGACCCGTCCGGTCTTCAGGTCCTTCACGAAGACGTCCCGCAGCCCGTTCGTGTCGTTGGGGACGAGGTCCGAAGCCAGCGACGTCCAGGCGATCCGGATCCCGTCCGGCGCCCAGCCCGCCACGTAGTGGTCCTTGATCGACGGGCTGTCGTCCGACTTGGTGGAGACCAGGGCGAGCAGCCCCGTCGACACGTTCTTGACGAAGATGTCGACGCCGACGTTGATGTCACCGGCGACCAGGTCGTTGGCACCGGACTGGAACAGAACCCAGGTCCCGTCGGGCGACCACGACGCGATCTCGGAGCCACCACTGCCCTGCGCGCCGCCGGTCCCCGTGGACACCCGCGTGATCTGGCCCGAGGTCAGGTCCTTGACGAAGACGTCACTCGACCCGTTCGTGTCGCCGGGGACCAGAGTGGGCGACTCGGACTCGAAGACCACCTTGTCCGCACGCGGGGACAGCTGGGGCCGCAGCGAGCTGCCGCCGCTCGCGACCGTTCCGTCGCTGGCGCTGCTGGCGACGACGAAGTCCGAGCAGT
Encoded proteins:
- a CDS encoding ATP-binding protein, with the protein product MAAPGDDPIAALVDAHPMAAVVDRVVIDADGEVVDMVVEHANRAALDLFTAVLPPGWRLGSSIRTLQPEVADALWGYHVDAGRWRDSVTGSMTLPDGTGGRRVVEFHQAPVPPDRMVAFFVDRTERERLRRSEATARARLDATLDALPDGLVMLHALRPDLPDSTGWVVETANEAARVLVPALAPGVVVDPDDPAGAALAELAASALTDGGRAHGRRAVQVASGWAELDWSTMPVDDASVLVVLRDLGETRRLEEQVHQAAMLASRARRLLYVALDSSPNPFAVLRVHRSTGGAVVGLTYDFLNEPACPPGLEVRDVVGLNLLVADPGAEDSGLYDEIVAAADDAAPHRMTVTRPAHGADGETRVEEVVISRVDEERVVMTAFDVTRLTRAQREAREARDAAVAASHAKSDFLATITHELRTPLTTILGATDLLLDTELDGEQHQLAQRQRDGAEVLLALVNDILDLSKIEAGHLELEALEVDPRNLVGRSLGMVSGRAEAKGLDLGWSAADAVPPVVIGDPVRLQQVLLNLLSNAVKFTDSGTVDIRLEVDDALPADGLDANASAVRLRFEVRDTGIGMTRQDAEKLFQPFVQADASTTRRYGGSGLGLSIARRLVERMDGEIGVDSEPGRGSRFWFTAVLGLPDPSVAALPAPAVPAAPPGGALGWRPKVLLAEDNDVNRVLVTAILGKIGCDTEQAATGVEAVAAVQRGDYDLILMDVRMPEMDGLEATRRIRAREAAGARRTTILALTANATRDALLDTERAGMDGFLSKPINKSALEGAIRLWCRPRSTQPDRSTSPD
- a CDS encoding SDR family oxidoreductase — translated: MTAPTNAAALATLRDGCLQGRTALVTGGGSGIGRATAVLLARLGARVAVVGRRLEALAETAEVARELPHRPELLPVSCDVRETDQVDAMLDRVLDAFGRVDLLVNNAGGQFVSPAEQITPKGFRAVTRLNLDATWYVTTQVAARSMIPAGYGKVVSVTMTPRRGMPGMAHSSAARAAVESLTRTLAVEWGRHGIRLAAVAPGIVHTPAWERYGLDPDQIAQIVPLARLQAADEVAAVIAFLLSPAGDYITGTTVVADGGLDVSGPGSAFGAS
- a CDS encoding ribonuclease III domain-containing protein; its protein translation is MTAQPPTGHPPERPDWRADLDPAEAERVERLDDALGLRLRDPELVHALVDPRGPLFQRLEWVGDSLLDAVTVRALLERQRWDNPDLGAVSDRRQQLVSDRALTRVARVSGLPPVGGFRASSQRLADRVEACIGAAWVDAGPVAAAAVARHLVTDPVLSEQQVRVTRPPGRGPADLARLEGALGHGFATPGWAAWAVEPGAQRRRLALLGDAVLEASSATALYEELPTADEGVLSERRRALDNNHRLAAAGARLGLRPLRQGSQGRGSRRRRRADIDRDVADSVQALVGAVAMDADVPTAIAAGRRVLGHPPHHGGPDHGPPAPAPRVGP
- a CDS encoding C40 family peptidase, giving the protein MRPSRRPAAVAAALAAGLLTAGLVLPASPATAATPAAATTPAAVAVPRADGSGGSGGSADASAAYGRAEQAASRAQARAAAIRATRIQIMVEAARLAGIPYRAGGTSPNTGFDCSGFTSYVFRQVGISLPRVSRDQWASTTPIPRSQAKRGDMVFFHSGGRVYHAAIYAGGGRVWHSPRTGDVVSRVPIWSSHVFFGRVPALQP
- a CDS encoding metal-sensitive transcriptional regulator — its product is MQIEEACRRDVVTRLRRVQGQVAGIIAMIEEGRDCGEVVTQMAAVSRAFDRAGFKIVSNGLQQCAAAQERGEAPPMTPEQLEKLFLALA
- a CDS encoding metal-dependent transcriptional regulator; translation: MSDLIDTTEMYLRTVFELEEEGITPLRARIAERLGQSGPTVSQTVARMQRDGLLTVEGDRHLELTPAGRELATRVMRKHRLAECLLVDVIGLDWADVHSEACRWEHVISDSVERRLLELLDHPTTSPYGNPIPGLDELGEVPDGSPATAAADAGLAPLDQAARDEVARVVVRRIGEPVQNDPQTMALLRRAGAVPGGSVKVLRAPGGVLVGSAGEYVELGHDVAAYVFVDVPS
- a CDS encoding deoxyribodipyrimidine photo-lyase encodes the protein MPTLLWFRRDLRVHDHPALLEAAREAAADGDGRVLPLFVLDPAVWDPAGPVRRAYLLRSLAALRADLGGTLLVRAGDPSAVVPAVAADSGAGSVHISADFGPYGSARDLRVEAGLAGDGRRLVRTGSPYAVAPGRVTKDDGTAFRVYTPFFKAWLRHGWRAPAPDPDPAPTWWSPRDGDPLPDEPDLGDLVLPPAGEAAAYARWDAFRATGLAAYADDRNRPDLPSTSALGHHLKWGEIHPRTLLAELGDTPGEEVFRKELAWREFYADVLAQRPESARHSLDERFVAMTWDAGTAADEALEAWAAGRTGYPFVDAGMRQLRAEGWMHNRLRMVVASFLVKDLHLPWQRGARHFLHWLRDGDLASNSHGWQWTAGSGTDAAPYHRIFNPVTQGLRFDPDGDYVRRYVPELRHLPGAAAHEPWDAADGYAHGYPPRLVDHAVERTVALARLDAVKGDPARRTG
- a CDS encoding ParA family protein, coding for MHSIAVLSLKGGVGKSTVTLGLAGAAAARGLRTLVVDLDPQANATAALDTGEHEFTSGDVLADARAGIAADAITPTGWGPQVDVIAADRALEHRNVPEGRDSSLRLRVALSGLETRYDLVLVDSPPSLGELTRNALAAVDRALVVTEPGYFALQGAAQALDAVSVVRSAANLGLRPVGIVVNRVRSQHAEHAFRLTELREVYGSLVLDPVVPDRSCIQQAQGAGVAVQTWRTPAAREVSDVFDRLLTHVLAAR